Genomic window (Caldinitratiruptor microaerophilus):
GCGGTACATGGTGCGCAGGTACCGCTCGATCGCTTCCGCCGCCTCGTAAGGGCGGGTGGCGCCGGCCTCCTCCGCGATCCGGCGGGCCAGCCGCAGCACGCGCCGCAGGTCCCGGGAATCCCCCGGGAGCTGGAGGTAGGGGCCCAGCGCCGGGTCGTCCGGGGACGCGGGGCGGCCCAGGTTCCGGACCTGGTCGGCGGAGATGCGGGCCACGCGGCTTTCGACCGTGTACGGCTGAAGCGGGATGCGCGGGCCGGCCGCGATCAGGTTCTGGTCGCGGTCCGCCCGGTACAGGGGCACGCCCTCCACCCGGACGGGCTCCAGTGCGTGGAAGAGCGTGTCCGTGCGCACGGTCACGGGCTGCACCGTGACCCGCACGACGTCCCGGGGAACCTCCAGGGAATACGCGGTGGGGAGCACGGACGCCGGGCCGAGAACGTCGGTCTCGCCTTCCGGCACCTTCCAGCCCCGGCCCGTGTAGGTGGTGTGCACGCTGCCGCGCAGGTAGAGGGGCGCCTCCAGCGGGCGGTCGAGCTCGAGCCGCAGGGCGACGGTGTCGTCGAGGACTGCCGGCCCCCCTAGCTCCTCCGTGCTGCCTCCCCATCCCACCAGGCGAAGGCTGAAGCGGAGTGCCTCGCCCGTCCCGAGGCCGGCCCCCCGCAGCCGCTGCAGGGCAGGGAAGAGTCCCCGGAGCTGCTCGCCGGCGGCTCCCAGGCTCACGGGCGGGATGTCCGACGGCAGCGCCAGGGCGAGGGAGGTGACGGCGAGGATGGCCAGGGAGCCGGCCATCCAGTCCGGTGGGCGCAGCGCCCGGCGCCCGGCCGACCGCCACGCCAGGGCCTGGTGGGACGAGCGGGCGACCGCCCACAGGAGCAGGCCCAGAGCGAGATAGAGCACGAGGTACCCCTCTGCGTCGTCCCAGAACAGGACCCACTGGAACCCGAACAGGGCGGCGCCAAGGGTGAGCGACCAGAACGAGTTCCCCCGGCCCAGGGCCTCCCGCAGGATGAAGAGGGCCAGACCGCCAGCGATCAGCGTCAGGAAGAACCAGGCCACCGACGGGTGAAGTGTCTCGAAGTGTCCCACCCGGACCTGACCGGCCAGGTAAGCCAGGCGCAGCAGGAGGACCTCGACCCGGGCGGCCAGGCCGCCCAGCCAGGAGAGGCGGATGTCCCAGCGCCGGGAGAGCAGGGCGTTCAGGAGCGGTGTGCAGGCGAGAAAAGCCAGGACGAGCACGCCGCTGCCGAGGAGCCGGACCGGCCGCCGCCAGCCGGCCCAGGCCAGGCCGGTCGCCACCACCGCCAGGCCGGCGAGTCTCGGGGCCGGGATCTCCTGCCGCCAGAAGCCGGCCAGCGAGACCAGGAGCGCGGCAACCATGCCCGCCGTCAGGAGCGCAACCGGGACCTCGGCGATCCACGGACGTCGCTGCGTCACGGAACCACCCTCTCCACCGGCGAGGGGCCCTGCACCTGATAGGCCGGGAGGCTCCGCAGGTCGTCGCCGACCCCCAGGAGGTAGACCGGGATGCGTCTGTCGGCCAGCGCCCGGGCCAGCCGGTCGCGCTCCGGGCGCGCCCGGCCTCTTCCGGGCGCCACGCTCTCCGACCGCACCACCGCCAGCAGCAGCCGGTAGGGTCCCTGCAGCCGGAGCAGGGTGGCGGCCAGGGAAGGGGTCAGGTCGGGCGTGATCACGGCGAGCGCGGAGCGCGCGGGCAACGAGGGCGTCTCTGCCCGGAGCACCTCCGCCAGGGGCCGGTCCCCGTCCGCCTCGACGCCGGCAAGCAGCTCCAGGATCCCGCGCAGCGCCCGGGCGCCGCGAGCGGGGGGCAGGAGCACCCGCTGCGCCCCTCGGGCGAGGAGGCCGGCCGCGAAGCCCTGCCGGACGGCCAGGTCCGCCAGGGCCGCGGCCAGCTCCACCGCAAGCTCCACGGTCTCTCCCGCCGGTCCTGCCACGTGGGCCCGGCGGTCCAGGTCGAGCACCACGAGCAGCTGGGTGGTGGCCGTGCGGTCGAACTCCTTGAGGTAGAGGCTGCCCTGGTGGCGGGCAGAGGACCGCCAGTGGATGTGCCGGGGGCTGTCCCCGGGGCGGTACGGACGGATCTCCGCGAGGCGGGCGGGATCCGCCACGCCGTGCCGTGGGTCCTGGAGACGCCCCAGCGGCTGGGCCAGCGGGAGCGGCAGGTCCTCGATGCGGACGACCCGCGGGTAGACGGTCAGGTAGCGGCCCGTGGCGAACTCGCGGCGGACCACGAAGAGCCCGAGCCCATCCCCCGCCACGATCCGGAACGGGCCCAGCGGCAGCCGGCCCCGCCGCCTGGCCGTCAGCCGGAACTCCAGGAGCTGCGTGCCGTACGGGCCGAGGGCCCCGCCCTGCGCGGGGGCGTCGACGGAGGCCACCTTCCCGGGGATCGGCAGGTCCACCTCGACCCACGGGACGGGAACGGCACCCGTGTTCTCGACGCGCATGCGGACGTGGACGACCTCGCCCGCGGACAGCCGGTCCCGGTCGACGGTGACCTCGTGGCGGAGGTGGCGCCCGAGCCAGAGGGTCCACAGCAGGGCGGCCGTCACGGAGCCGGCGGCGGCGTAGAAGAGGAACCACGGCAGCGTGCCCCCGGCGAGCCGGGCGAACGCCAGCGCGGCCGCCGCCAGGACCAGGAGCCGCCCGTCACGGATTGCGGGCATGGCGCCGCACCCCCGTGGGGACGCGCACGGTGCCGAGGAGTTCGGCCAGGACGGACAGGGCCGTCTTTCCCTGCAGCTGCGCCTCCGGCCGGATGATCAGCCGGTGCCCGAGGGTGAGCGGCGCCATCTCCTTGACGTCGTCGGGCGTGACGAAGTCCCGGCCGCGCACGAGCGCCAGGGCCTGGGAAGCCTTGTAGAGGGCGATGGTTCCCCGGGGGCTTCCGCCCAGGTACACGTCCGGGTGCTCCCGCGTGCGGTGGACGACCGTGACGATGTACTCCTCGAGGGACGGGTCCACGTGGACCGCCCGGACCTGCTCCTGGGCCGTCAGGATGTCCTCCGGCGAGACCACCGGCTCCAGCGACTCCACGGGCGAACCGTGCGACAGCCGCAGGATCTCCCGCTCTTCCGCGGGGGTCGGATACCCGAGCTGGAGCCGGATGAAGAACCGGTCGAGCTGCGCCTCCGGCAGGGGGAAGGTCCCCTCGTACTCGATCGGGTTCTGGGTGGCCAGCACGAGGAAAGGTTGCGGCAGCGGGTACGTCACCCCGTCGACCGTCACCTGCCGCTCTTCCATGGCCTCCAGGAGGGCCGACTGCGTGCGGGGCGACGTCCGGTTGATCTCGTCGGCCAGCACGACCTGGGCGAGGAGCGGTCCCGGCCGGAACTCGAAGGTTCCGGTGGCCTGGTTCCACACGCTCACCCCGGTGATGTCGGATGGCAGGAGGTCGGGCGTGAACTGGATCCGGCGGAACTGGCAGCCGAGCGACCGCGCCATCGCCCGCACGAGGGTGGTCTTGCCCACGCCGGGCACGTCCTCGATGAGGACGTGGCCCTGGCACAGGAGCGCGACCAGGACGTACTCGAGTTCCCGGCGCTTCCCCACCACCACGCGCTCGACGTTGGCGACCACCTGCTCCACCAGCGTTCGGGTCTGCATGGGCGTCCCCCGCTCTCCCGTCCTGACGACGAACGGCGCGCCGCGAGCGTGAAGAGCTGCGGGGTTCGCGCCGTGAGCACATATCCTTCTCCGGGGGGGAGGGGTGTCCCTTCCGGGTTCGTACGGGTGCATGTTCGGAACGCCCGGGGCAGGCGGCACTCGGGCACGCGGTTCGCCACGCCGGGACCCCGGAAGCCGCATACTACAGTAGGGTAGTGTGCCCGCCTGTCCTGCTCGCCTGTCCGGGCGCTCCGCCCGTGCCGGCGATGCCGGGTGGCCGGGACGAGGAATCGGGCACCCCATTCCCGAAGTGAATCCACCATGAACAACGTTGTGGTTCCCCGCACGGCGGTCTTCCTCGATGCGGTCGCGACGGATCGGCGGTGGTGGTGGACCCTCTTCGGGATCAACGCCGTGGGGTCGGCGTACGGCTTCTGGTGGTACCGCGATCAGCTCGCCTCGACGCCGGCGCGGTACTGGCTGGTGGTACCGGACAGCCCGGGGTCGACCCTGCTGCTGACCGTCTTCCTCGCCGCCCTGCTGGCGCGCGCGGTCCCCGGCGCCCGACCGGGGCAGCCGGTCCGGGTCCGGGGGGCCTGGGGCACACTCCTGGCCGTGGCGCTGGCGTCCAACATCAAGTACGGGCTCTGGACGGCCGTCGTGCTCCCGCTCCACGCCATCGCGTCCGGTACGTGGACGCCGCCCGACGTCTACCTGTCGCTTTCGCACCTGGGCATGTGGGCGCAGGCCCTCGTGTTCCTCCGGCTACACCGGCCGGCGCGCGGCGCTGCGCTGGCGGCGCTCGGATGGCTTCTCTTCCAGGACTACGTCGACTACTGGGCGCTCCACACCCACCCGTACCTGCCGGATGAGGCCCTGGAACCCGCCGCCCGGGCCGTCGCCCTGGTGCTCACGGCCGTCGGGGCCGGCACGGTGATCTGGAGCGCTTGGCAGCCGCTCCGAGGAGGTGATGGTGGTGGCAGATGAGCAGGAGTCGCTGCAATCCCTACCGGTGATCCTGCGCACCGAAGGCATCGGCCTGCGCGACAAGGCGGACCTCCTCGAGCGCCTGCGCAAGATCGAGGGTCAGGTCCGGGGCCTCCAGCGGATGGTCGAGGAGGACCGGTACTGCGTCGACATCCTCGTGCAGCTGGCGGCGGTGCGGGCGGCCCTGAACCGCGTGGCCTTCCTGCTGCTGGAGAGCCACACCCGCGGCTGCGTCGCGGCGGCGCTGCGGCGGGGGGACGGCGAGGCGGCCGTTCAGGAGCTGCTGGCCGTGATGGACAAGCTGCTGAAAGGCGGCGGGCTCTAGCCCGCGACCTTGGTCCCGACGGTCTCCACCGCCGTCCAGGTCACCGTGAAGCCCTCCGGCGCGGCCCGGCGCATGGCCCGTGCTGCCTCGGCCTCGACGGCCCGCCGGGTTTCGGGGGAGAGGCCCGCCGCCCAGTTCGGGGCAACCGTGGCCATGAGCCGGACGAAGCGCTCGGGGTCGTAGACGTATACTCGCTCCGCGATCGGGCGGAAGAACGGCAGGGCGAACCCGGCCGCCTGGAGGCTGCAGGCCACCTCCTGGGCGCTGGGCAGGTCGGGGAACGCTTCCGGGGCATGAGGGCCCAGGAGGTGGGTCAGGACCGACTGGAGAAGGGCCCGCCACTCGCCGAAGCCCGGGGCCGTCGCGCAGGCCAGCACCAGCTGGCCCCCCGCGCGCAGCACCCGGGCGAACTCGCGCGCAGCCCGGGGGCGGTCCCGGACCCAGTGGTACATGCTGTTCGCCACGACGAGGTCGAAGGTGCCGTCGGGGTACGGGATGTCCTCGGCGTCCCCTTCCTGCAGGACGGCCACGACGCCGGCCATCCCCGCCTTGGCGCCGGCCACGGCTACCATGCCGGGGGACAGGTCGATGCCCACCAGGAGCCGGCATGGTCCGAACACGCGCGCCAGTTCGAGCAGGTTGATCCCGGTCCCCGAACCGACGTCGAGGATGGCGGGCTGCGGCGGTACCCGCACCAGCGGCAACAGGCGCCTCAGCCCCATCAGGTAGGCGTGCCCGGCGACGGCGTCGTACTCGAGCGCGGTCTGGCTGTAGCCCGCGGCCACGCGGGTCTTGAGCTCCAGGGCTGCCACCCCCCGGAGCACGTTATGCCGGGGTGGCGGCCGCGGTCACGCCCATCGGAACCGGTGGCGGACAACGGCGGATTCTCATACCCTGCAACCGAGAAGGACGCCGGGGAGGTGAGCTTGGTGCCCTTCGGCTTCCCGTTCACGTTCCCCTTTGCGTTCCTCTTTGGGTTCCCCGCGGGTTTCCCCTTCGCGTTCCCGTTCGGGTTCCCGTTCGGGTTCCCGGCGACCATCGCCGGCACGAGCGCGGCGGCGATACCCGCCACCACGGTGGCGACGACGCCCTTCCCGTTCATCTGATCCCGGCCCTGCGGCCTCCGGCCGGGGTGCTGTGCCCCGGCCGGCCCGTACATCCACCCGCCGAGGAGGGAACCACGTGCACCGGATCCGGATTCAGGCTCCGCCCTTCCTTCCCCCGAGACTCCCGTGGTTCCCCGCGGGCCCGCCGCCGATGCCGCCGCTGCCCCTGAACATGCCCCGGATGCCATGGCCGGAGGGCGGGTTCGCGCCGCCGGCCGCGGGGAACACCGGCCCGGGGAGCGCCGGCGCCGCGGGCGGCTGGCAGGGGAATCCGTGGGCCCGGGCCCCGATCGCCGGCACGGGCGTCACGGGCGGGGCGCTGGCCGCCAGGGGTGCGCCGCCCGGCTGGTGAGGTCGGCGCCCAGCCGGACGAGCCGGAGGGCCCTGGCGGTCGCCTCGGTCACGAACTCGGCGGCCCGGGCCATCGCCTCCGCCTCGGGGATCGGGCCCGGGACGATGCTCAGGAGGGCGCTCACCCCGCGGTCCAGGAGGGCCTCGGCGCCGGGGCCCAGGCTCCCGGAGATCACGACCACCGGCACGCCGCGGCGCACCGCCGCGCGCGCGACGCCGAGGGGCACCTTCCCGTGCAGGGTCTGCGCGTCGGTCCGGCCCTCGCCGGTCAGGACGAGCCAGGCATCCTCCAGGCGCCGTTCGAAGCCCACCGTGTCCATGACGAGGTCGATCCCCCGCTCGAGCCGGGCGCCTGCGACGGCCAGGAGCCCGGCACCGAGCCCGCCTGCCGCGCCCGCTCCCGGCACGCCGCTCACCTCGCGACCCAGGTCCCGGGCGAGGATCTCGCCCCAGCGGCCGAGGGCGGCGTCGAGCTCGGCGATCATCTCCGGCGTGGCGCCCTTCTGGGGTCCATACACCGCCGAGGCGCCCCGGGGGCCGGTGAGCGGGTTGTCGACGTCGCAGGCGACCCGGATCCGCACGTCCCGCAGCCGGGGGTCCAGGCCGGAGACGTCGATCCGCTCCAGGCGGGCGAGCTCGGCCCCGCCGGGCCCGATCTCGCGCCCGGCGCGGTCGAGGAGGCGGGCCCCGAGCGCCTGGGCCATGCCCGCTCCGCCGTCGTTGGTGGCGCTGCCGCCGATCCCGAGGACGATCTCCCGGCAGCCCCGGTCCAGGGCGGCCCGGATGAGTTCCCCGGTACCTCGGGTGGTGGTCCGCCGCGGGTCGCGGCGCTCCGGCGGCACCAGGGTCAGGCCGGAGGCGGCCGCCATCTCGATCACCGCCGTGCGCCCCCCGCCGACGATGCCGAAGAAGGCGTCCACCGGGTCTCCCAGCGGTCCGGTGACGGTGACCCGGATCCGCTCGCCCCCGGTCGCGGCCAGGATGGCGTCGACCGTCCCCTCTCCCCCGTCGGCGAGGGGGGTCAGCACCGTTTCCGCCTCGGGGAACACGCGGCGGACTCCGGCGGCCATCGCCTCCGCGGCCGCGATCGCGCTCAGGCTGCCCTTGAAGGAGTCGGGGGCGATGACCACCCGCATGCCCATCTCTCCCTGAACGTGTCTCCCTGAAGGTGTTGGTAGCTTTCGTATTCCGCGCCGGGCGCCCCGGTTCCCTGCCGGAGGCTGTATACCCCCCGGGGTCTACGGCGGGTCTATGCGTCGGGGAGCACCTTTTTCCAACACGTGTGCCCGAAAGGGGACTGGTACCGCACCGTGCAACTTGCTACTATAACGAGGGGATTGGTACGAAAGCCACCGGGTGTGTGGATGTTTCTGTCTATTCCGGCCGCGATTTTGGAACGCGGTTCCGAAACTGTCCCGCCCCGGGGGCGTTCCGTCCCACCACGGCAATTCGACACAGGAAGAGGTGCTGGAAGGAGTGGCCAGGTTCCAGAAACTGACCCCGCCCGCTCAGGGTGAGCCGATCCGCTTCGAGGGCGGCAAGCTGCAGGTACCCGATCATCCGATCATCCCGTTCATCGAGGGCGACGGCACCGGCCCGGACATCTGGCGGGCGGCGCAGCCCGTTCTGGACGCCGCGGTGGAGAAGGCGTACGGCGGCCGGCGCAAGATCGTCTGGTTCGAAGTGTACGCCGGGGAGAAGTGCCTGAACAAGTTCGGCGAGTGGCTGATCGAGGATACGCTCACCGCGATGCGCGAGTACCGGGTCGGGATCAAGGGCCCGCTCACCACACCCGTCGGCGGCGGGATCCGTTCCCTGAACGTGGCGCTCCGGCAACTCCTGGACCTCTACGCCTGTGTGCGGCCCGTGCGCTGGTTCCCCGGCGTACCGTCCCCGCTCCGGGAGCCCTGGAAGACGGACGTCGTGATCTTCCGGGAGAATTCCGAGGACATCTACATGGGGATCGAGTGGAAGGCCGGCAGCCCCGAGGCCAACCGGGTGATCGAGCTCGTCAAGGAGCTCGGCAAGGAGATCCGCCCGGGGAGCGGAATCGGCATCAAGCCGGTCTCCGAGTTCGGCACCAAGCGGCTCGTGCGCGCGGCGATCGAGTACGCCCTGCGTTACGGCCGCAAGAGCGTGACGCTGGTGCACAAAGGCAACATCATGAAGTTCACCGAGGGCGCCTTCCGGGAGTGGGGCTACGAGGTCGCCCGGCAGGAGTTCGGCGACGTCACCATCACCGAGGAGGAGCTCTGGGACAAGTACGGCGGGCAGCAGCCGGCCGGCAAGATCGTGATCAAGGACCGGATCGCCGACATCACCTTCCAGCAGCTGCTCCTCCGCCCCACCGAGTTCGACGTGATCGCCACCCTGAACCTGAACGGCGACTACCTGTCGGACGCCGTGGCGGCGCACGTGGGCGGCATCGGGATCGCGCCCGGGGCCAACATCTCGTACAGCGACGGGTACGGCCTGTTCGAGGCGACCCACGGCACCGCGCCGAAATACGCCGGCCTTGACAAGGTCAACCCCAGCTCGGTCATCCTCTCCGGCGAGATGATGTTCCGGTACATGGGCTGGGACGAGGCGGCCGACCTCATCATCAAGGGCATCGAGCGGACGATCGCGAACAAGACCGTGACGTACGACTTCGCCCGGCTCATGGAGGGCGCCACCGAGGTCAAGTGCTCGGAGTTCGGGCAGCTGATCATCAAGAACATGGACGGCTGAGAAAGGGGCGTCGCGCCCCTTCTCGAGGGGCCCGCGGCATCCGGCGGCGGGCCCTTCTTCACCCCAACAACTTCGTAGCAGGGGGCCTGAGCCATGGCCGTGAGGCGTCCCAAGATCAGCGTCATCGGCGCCGGCTTCACCGGAGCCAGCACCGCCGTGTTCGCGGCGGCGAAGGGTCTCGGCGACATCGTGCTGCTGGACATCCCGCAGCGGGAGAACTACGCCAAGGGCGTGGCGCTCGACCTGGTGGAGTCCACGCCGATCCTGAACACCGACGTGACCATCACCGGGACGGCGGACTACGCGGACACCGCGGGTTCCGACCTCGTGATCATCACCGCCGGCGTTCCCCGCAAGCCGGGGATGAGCCGCGAGGACCTCATCAGCACCAACGCCGGCATCGTGAAGTCGGTCACCGAGCAGGTGGTGAAGTATTCCCCGAACGCGTTCATCATCGTGCTGACCAACCCGGTCGACAGCATGACCTACGTCGCCTACCGGGTCTCCGGCTTCCCCAAGAACCGCGTCTTCGGCCAGTCCGGCGTGCTCGACACGGCCCGGTACCGCACCTTCCTGGCGCACGAGCTGCGGGTGTCCGTTTCCGACATCACCGCCTTCGTCCTGGGCGGCCACGGGGACGACATGGTGCCGCTGGTCCGCTACACCTACGCGGGCGGCATCCCGGTCGCGAAGCTGCTGCCGAAGGAGACCATCGACCGGATCGTGGAGCGCACCCGCAAGGGCGGCGGGGAGATCGTCAACCTCATGGGGACCAGCGCCGGGTACGCGCCGGGCGCCTCGCTGGTCGAAATGGCGGAGGCCGTCCTCAAGAACCGCCGGCGCATCCTGCCGGCGATCGCGTACCTCGACGGCGAGTACGGCTATCGGGACATCTACATGGGCGTCCCGACCATCATCGGCGGCGACGGACTGGAGTCGGTCATCGAGGTCGACCTGACGCCGGAGGAGAAGGCGGCCCTCGACAAGAGCGCGGAGGGCGTGGCCAGGACCATCGCGTTCGTCAAGGAGAACGTCCTGAAGTAGGCCGCTCATGGTCTGCCGGGTCAGCTCGCTTCCGGAAGGGAGGCTCCATCATGTCGACGGTGAAAGAGACGGTCACGTCGAGCCTCAAGGAGACCCTGAAACAGAAGATCGAAGCGTGGCGCCCCCGCACCACCCGGCTGCTGAAGGAGTTCGGCAAGGTCGTCATCGACCAGGTCACCATCGAGCAGGCGATCGGCGGTGCCCGTGACGTCCGGTGCCTGGTCACCGACATCTCCTACCTGGACCCCTACGAGGGAATCCGGTTCCGCGGCAAGACGATCCCCGAAGTCTTCGCGGAGCTGCCCAAGGCCCGCGGCTCCGAGTACCCGACCGTCGAGGCGTTCTGGTACTTCCTGCTCACCGGCGACATCCCGACCCAGGCGCAGGTCGAGGAGGTCATGGCCGAGTGGAAGCAGCGCCAGAACGTGCCCTCCTACGTGTTCGACGTGATCCGGGCCCTGCCCAAGGACAGCCACCCGATGGTCATGCTCTCGGCCGGCGTCCTGTCGATGCAGCGGGAGTCCAAGTTCACGGCGTACTACCACTCCGGCAGATACAACAAGCTGCAGGCGTGGGAGTACATGTACGAGGACGCCTTTGACCTCGTCGCCCGCATCCCCATCATCGCTGCGTTCATCTACCGGTACAAGTACAAGAACGATCAACACATCCCCATCGACCCGAACCTCGACATGGGCGCCAACTTCGCCCACATGATGGGGATCCCCAAGCCCTACGACGACGTCTCCCGCATGTATTTCATCCTCCACTCCGACCACGAGTCCGGCAACGTTTCCGCCCACACCACCCACCTGGTCGCCTCGGCGCTGTCGGATGCGTACTACGCCTACTCCGCCGGCCTGAACGGTCTTGCCGGCCCGCTCCACGGCCTCGCCAACCAGGAAGTGCTGTCCTGGATCATGGAGTTCCAGAAGAAGCTTGGCGGTGCCGAGCCGAACAAGGAGAACGTCAGCAAGGCGCTGTGGGACACCCTCAACGCCGGTCAGGTCATCCCGGGTTACGGCCACGCCGTGCTCCGCAAGACGGACCCGCGTTACACGGCGCAGCGCGAGTTCTGCCTCAAGCACATGCCGGACGACCCGCTCTTCAAGCTGGTCAGCCTGATCTACGAGGTGGCCCCGGGCATCCTCATGGAGCATGGCAAGGCGAAGAACCCCTGGCCGAACGTCGATGCCCAGTCCGGCGTGATCCAGTGGCACTACGGCGTGCGCGAGTGGGACTTCTACACCGTGCTCTTCGGCGTGGGCCGCGCCCTGGGCACCATGGCGAACATCACCTGGGACCGTGCGCTCGGCTATCCCATCGAGCGTCCGAAGTCGGTCACGACCGAGATGCTCGAGCAGTGGGCTGCCGAGGGTGGCCGGAAGTCCTGAACAGGCCGTCCACCCGAGGGTTCCAGAACATACGACGCCGCGACGCCGCCCCCCCGTGCGGGGGCGGCGTCGCCGTGCCGGTGACAGGCGATTGCCCCATCGGTTAGAATGGGATCACCGAAGGTCAAGGGGGGGAGAGTCCGGTGGCTCCGGGTGGCCGTGCGATGGCCCTCGCCTTCATGATCGGGCTCCTTCTCCTCATGTTCGCCGGTCCTGCCCTCTACGCCGTCGACCCCGGCGCGACCGAGGTGTCGTACAGCCAGTTCCTCAAGGACGTGGACGCCGGCCGGATCCGGGCGGCGCAGATCGCCGGCGAGACGGTCACCGCCGAGCGGCAGGACGGGCAGCGGGTGCAGGTCCACGTCCTCGACGTGAACTACGTGCTCGACAGGCTGGAGGCGCAGGGCGTCCCGGTCGAGTACGCCCGGCCGCCCCGGCGGCCCTGGTGGGCGGGGCTGGTGTCCGGGCTCATCCCGACAGCGCTCCTCATCGCCTTCTTCTGGCTGATGACCCGCCAGGCCAGTCCGGGGGGCCAGATCTTCCAGTTCAGCCGCTCCCGGGCCCGGCTCTACCGCCGGGAGGAGAACAACGTCACGATGAAGGACGTGGCCGGGGTCCCCGAGGCGAAGGAGGACCTGGCCGAGATCATCGACTTCCTGAAGGCGCCCGACCGCTACCTCGAGATGGGCGCCCGCATCCCCCGGGGGGTCCTCCTCGAGGGCCCGCCGGGCACCGGGAAGACCCTGCTGGCGCGGGCGGTGGCCGGCGAGGCGGGCGTGCCCTTCTTCTCCGTGTCGGGCTCCGAGTTCGTCGAGCTCTTCGCCGGCGTCGGGGCCGCGCGGGTCCGCGACCTGTTCCAGCGGGCCCGCCAGAACGCGCCGTGCATCATCTTCGTCGACGAGATCGACGCCGTCGGGCGCCACCGCGGCGTGGGCCTCGGCGGGGCGAACGACGAGCGGGAGCAGACGCTCAACCAGCTGCTGGTCGAGATGGACGGGTTCGGCCCGGCCGAGGGGATCATCGTCATGGCGGCCACCAACCGCATCGACGTCCTCGACCCCGCGCTCCTGCGCCCGGGCCGCTTCGACCGCATCATCCACGTCGACCCCCCGGACCGCCGCGGCCGGGAGGAGATCCTCAAGATCCACGCCCGCAACAAGCGGCTGGCGCCCGGGGTCGACCTGGCCCAGGTGGCGGCGCTCACCGTGGGCTTCACGGGCGCCGACCTGGCCAACCTCCTCAACGAGGCAGCCCTCCTGACCGCCCGCCGGCGGAAGCCGGCCATCGGGCCGGAGGAGATCGAGGCGGCCTTCGAGCGGATCGTCACCGGCGGCCCGGAGAAGAAGCGGGTGATCAGCCCGGACGAGAAGCGCCGGGTCGCCTTCCACGAGGCCGGCCACGCCGTGGCCGCCCGCAAGTTGGAGCACTCCGAGCCGGTGCAGAAGGTCACGATCGTGCCCCGGGGCCGGGCCGGCGGCTACACGCTCTTCCGGCAGGAGGAGGACCGCCACCTGCAGTCCCGGCGGGAGATGCTCGACTTCCTCACCGGCATCCTGGCCGGACGGGCGGCCGAGGAGGTCGTCCTCGGCGACGTCTCGACCGGTGCAGCGAACGACCTGGAGCGGGCCACGGAGCTGGCCCGCCGCATGGTGACCCAGTGGGGCATGGACCCGGAGGTGGGTCCGATTCACATGGTCGACCCGGGCGTGCCCGTGCCGCTCTTCGGTCTGCCCATCGACCGCGGCTTCTCCGAGCGGACGGCGTCGCATGTGGATGCGGCGGTCCGCCGGCTGGTCGGCGGCGCGTACCAGCGGGCGAAGGAGCTCCTCCAGCGCCACCGGGAGGGCCTGGAGCGGGTCGCCCACGCGCTGCTCGAGCGCGAGACCCTGTCCGGCGCCGAACTCGACCAGCTCCTGCAGGGAGCGTGAGCGGTCGCGCCGGGCCGCATTCCTGCCGCCTGCCAGGATCTTGACACCGCTGGCTCCGGGCTGGTACGATGCCCACATACAAGCACATGCAAGGCGGAACAGGCGGTGAAGGGGACCAGTAGGCGCCCGAGCGGGTGCCCAGAGAGCCGGCCGCCGCGCGGGCCTGCAGAGGGTTCGGGCGGAGCTGCGAGGCCGGTCGCCGGCAGGTGCCGAACCCACCCCGGAGCCGGAGGCGTCGCTGCCC
Coding sequences:
- a CDS encoding DUF3488 and transglutaminase-like domain-containing protein — protein: MTQRRPWIAEVPVALLTAGMVAALLVSLAGFWRQEIPAPRLAGLAVVATGLAWAGWRRPVRLLGSGVLVLAFLACTPLLNALLSRRWDIRLSWLGGLAARVEVLLLRLAYLAGQVRVGHFETLHPSVAWFFLTLIAGGLALFILREALGRGNSFWSLTLGAALFGFQWVLFWDDAEGYLVLYLALGLLLWAVARSSHQALAWRSAGRRALRPPDWMAGSLAILAVTSLALALPSDIPPVSLGAAGEQLRGLFPALQRLRGAGLGTGEALRFSLRLVGWGGSTEELGGPAVLDDTVALRLELDRPLEAPLYLRGSVHTTYTGRGWKVPEGETDVLGPASVLPTAYSLEVPRDVVRVTVQPVTVRTDTLFHALEPVRVEGVPLYRADRDQNLIAAGPRIPLQPYTVESRVARISADQVRNLGRPASPDDPALGPYLQLPGDSRDLRRVLRLARRIAEEAGATRPYEAAEAIERYLRTMYRYSLNTPATPRGRDFAAYFLFDVGQGYCTSFSTAMTVMLRGLGIPARWVQGFVALPDGDTRVDVLNSQAHAWVEAFFPGYGWVPFDPTPRPDVPLPDRSARPAAVEAPDAEDGRLNPRPQPEPNEPAPEQPDETPAPAAGTGGAGGRRLARALAMALGVMGLGAAALLARAHGLLRPPAGGSGPQAVQEQFVYLGRLMDRFGSGPRPEETPLEYARSLGPVWPELAGPVERLARAYERARYGPPGPLPGPVDVQAGPEAIRAAQRALRARYGRWGYLWRLLVPPLSPRRYAGSGPSTSGSMAVRAPGRTGPAPRRT
- a CDS encoding DUF1405 domain-containing protein, coding for MNNVVVPRTAVFLDAVATDRRWWWTLFGINAVGSAYGFWWYRDQLASTPARYWLVVPDSPGSTLLLTVFLAALLARAVPGARPGQPVRVRGAWGTLLAVALASNIKYGLWTAVVLPLHAIASGTWTPPDVYLSLSHLGMWAQALVFLRLHRPARGAALAALGWLLFQDYVDYWALHTHPYLPDEALEPAARAVALVLTAVGAGTVIWSAWQPLRGGDGGGR
- a CDS encoding DUF58 domain-containing protein, which produces MPAIRDGRLLVLAAAALAFARLAGGTLPWFLFYAAAGSVTAALLWTLWLGRHLRHEVTVDRDRLSAGEVVHVRMRVENTGAVPVPWVEVDLPIPGKVASVDAPAQGGALGPYGTQLLEFRLTARRRGRLPLGPFRIVAGDGLGLFVVRREFATGRYLTVYPRVVRIEDLPLPLAQPLGRLQDPRHGVADPARLAEIRPYRPGDSPRHIHWRSSARHQGSLYLKEFDRTATTQLLVVLDLDRRAHVAGPAGETVELAVELAAALADLAVRQGFAAGLLARGAQRVLLPPARGARALRGILELLAGVEADGDRPLAEVLRAETPSLPARSALAVITPDLTPSLAATLLRLQGPYRLLLAVVRSESVAPGRGRARPERDRLARALADRRIPVYLLGVGDDLRSLPAYQVQGPSPVERVVP
- a CDS encoding metal-sensitive transcriptional regulator; the protein is MADEQESLQSLPVILRTEGIGLRDKADLLERLRKIEGQVRGLQRMVEEDRYCVDILVQLAAVRAALNRVAFLLLESHTRGCVAAALRRGDGEAAVQELLAVMDKLLKGGGL
- a CDS encoding AAA family ATPase; the encoded protein is MQTRTLVEQVVANVERVVVGKRRELEYVLVALLCQGHVLIEDVPGVGKTTLVRAMARSLGCQFRRIQFTPDLLPSDITGVSVWNQATGTFEFRPGPLLAQVVLADEINRTSPRTQSALLEAMEERQVTVDGVTYPLPQPFLVLATQNPIEYEGTFPLPEAQLDRFFIRLQLGYPTPAEEREILRLSHGSPVESLEPVVSPEDILTAQEQVRAVHVDPSLEEYIVTVVHRTREHPDVYLGGSPRGTIALYKASQALALVRGRDFVTPDDVKEMAPLTLGHRLIIRPEAQLQGKTALSVLAELLGTVRVPTGVRRHARNP